The genomic stretch ACTTTAAAAAGTGATATGTTAATAGTTAAAAATAAACTATTTAATGCTTTAGCAGATGCAGGGAAAGCATTAGCACCTGTAATTAAAAATTTATTGGTTTCAATAACCCCATTTATAGAAAAACTTGCTAGGTTTGTAGAAAATAACCCTAAATTTGTAGAAAATTTTTTGAAAGCCTTAGGTGTCATGGCTTTATTTAATATTGTAGTTGGAATAGCTTTAAAGGGTCTTGTATCTCTTATATCATCTTTTATTAGTATTTCTAAAGCAATTACGTATTTTGTAAATGTTTTATCATTTACTATTAAGGGTTTTAAATTTTTAATTTCATTTCTACCCTCTGCTGTAGGGGTATTTAAAAGTTTATTTGGTATATTGAAAGCTGTGAGTATAGTAATTAAGACATTTTTTGTTGCTAATCCTTTGGTATTGATAGGGGTAATAGTAGTTGCAGTAGTTTCTGGTCTTGTGCTTATGTATAAAAAATTTGCATGGTTTAGAAATTTTGTTAATAAAATATGGACTGGTATTAAATTTGGTGCAGTTTATGTATTTCAAAAGATTAAAAATGGAGTAATAGCTGTTTTTAATGGAATAAAGGGAGCTATAGTTATTATAATTGAAAAATGTAAACAGTTATTTATGGGATTATTTTCTTGGATTTCTAAGGGCTGGCAAGGAATTAAAAATACTGTTTCTAAAGTTGGAAGTTGGATAAATCCGTTTAACTGGGGTAAAAATTATTCGGGTACTAATTATTGGAGAGGAGGGTTAACAACAGTTGCAGAACGTGGGGCAGAGTTAATTAATTATGGGGGTAGTTCTATTCTTGCAACATCTAGTATGCTATTGAACCTACCTAAAGGAACAAATATATTAAATAATTCTCAGACTAGAAGTACTTTACAGGATAAAGTAAATAGTTTAAAAACTAATGCAAGTAATACTATACAGGATATAAAAACTAGTGGCGATAATCTTAATTTCTACATAACAGGGCAAGATCCTAAAGAAATAGCAAGAGAAGTATTAAAAATAATAAATGAAAATAATAATAGAAAAAGAAGGGTGGCTTTTGATTAATGGAAGATGTAAGAGTATATTTAACAGTTTCTGGTGATACGTGGGATTTGATTTCATATAAAGTATATGGTAATGAATTTTATTGTAGTAATCTAATAAAGGCTAATTTAGATTTAATTGATATAGCTGTATTTGATTCAAATATTCCTATTATTATTCCAGAATTAAAAGCTAATGATATTATAAAAGATTATTCTATGTTACCACCTTGGAAAAGAGATTAGTTATGTTAGCTAGGCGTATAAGAGCAATAATAATATTTAATAAAAAGGATATAAGTAATGATATAAGCCATTCTATAAGCTCTATAAGATATACAGATAATTCAAGAAATGCTATAGATGATTTAGAAATTGAGTTAGAGAATTTAGATTATAGATGGCTTAGGGAATGGTATCCTGATGAAAAAGCACAGCTTGTAGTTGGTCTTTTTCAAGGTGATAATGAAAGTGGTGAGGGCATTTCTTTAGGAACTTTTTATATAGATGAACCAACATTTAATGATAATAGACTTAATTTAAAATGTATAGCATTACCTTTAAGAAGTAATATTAGAGATCAAAAAAATACTAAGGCTTGGGAAAAAATAACATTAGAAGAATTAATATCTCAAATAGCAGCAAAACATGGTATGAGTATATTATTACATGCTGATAATGAATTTTTTGAAAGAATAGATCAAAGTAATGAAACAGATTTAAAATTTATAGATAGAATTTGTGTAGAACATGGTTTAAGTATGAAAATATCAGATGATAAAATAATAGTCTTTGATGAGGATAATATGCTATTTAATAAAGCTGTAGTAGTATTTAGTATAGATGATTATAGGATAAGAAGCTTTACCCTAAGAAAGCAAAATAAGGAAATTTATGATAAAGTCGAAGTATCGTATTATGACCCAGATAAAAAGAAATTAATAAAAGAAATAATAACTAAAAAAGAGTTGGAAAAGAGAAATTGACAATGGCTGAT from Streptobacillus ratti encodes the following:
- a CDS encoding tail protein X, giving the protein MEDVRVYLTVSGDTWDLISYKVYGNEFYCSNLIKANLDLIDIAVFDSNIPIIIPELKANDIIKDYSMLPPWKRD
- a CDS encoding phage late control D family protein, with amino-acid sequence MLARRIRAIIIFNKKDISNDISHSISSIRYTDNSRNAIDDLEIELENLDYRWLREWYPDEKAQLVVGLFQGDNESGEGISLGTFYIDEPTFNDNRLNLKCIALPLRSNIRDQKNTKAWEKITLEELISQIAAKHGMSILLHADNEFFERIDQSNETDLKFIDRICVEHGLSMKISDDKIIVFDEDNMLFNKAVVVFSIDDYRIRSFTLRKQNKEIYDKVEVSYYDPDKKKLIKEIITKKELEKRN